In the genome of Massilibacillus massiliensis, one region contains:
- a CDS encoding suppressor of fused domain protein gives MDMHTAKDILGAVEAGDCGKVSNLIGSNKEHFDFTTSVFGTWLHVAAKRGKLNMVKYLVELGMDVNKRGGISDSYAINQAITYGHIEIVRYLLSCGAKLDVGDPVRNPLFDAITDGHVEIAKFLIDSGIDIHVKYENGRDALAYAIERGENEIADLIRDAMGGSEIEPKKNVDFGEENQGQHDEILKYVTRNYGKVTQTISEIVPGSRVAVNLHIIPASKDRKYITIFTTGMSDYPMDEAEEAKETAYAELLIKLPADWPLEQKKMKDENNYWPLGWLRKTAHIPHLYDGVLGEEVILPNGEPPEPFAAKTKLSCIMVCKPKEEKMEKFITSKGKIINFYLIMPIYEEERNIALTEGYEYLLEKLNQNRIGDVLDIARKNVGLKTE, from the coding sequence ATGGATATGCATACTGCTAAGGATATACTTGGAGCTGTTGAAGCAGGTGATTGTGGAAAAGTCTCTAATTTAATTGGTTCAAATAAAGAACATTTCGATTTTACTACTAGTGTATTTGGGACATGGTTACATGTTGCAGCAAAAAGAGGAAAACTCAATATGGTTAAATATCTTGTAGAGTTAGGAATGGATGTAAATAAGCGTGGGGGCATTTCTGATAGTTATGCTATAAATCAAGCTATTACGTATGGTCATATCGAGATTGTAAGATATTTATTGTCTTGTGGTGCAAAGTTAGATGTCGGCGATCCTGTGAGAAATCCCCTGTTTGATGCTATTACTGATGGACATGTAGAAATTGCTAAATTTTTAATAGATAGTGGAATTGATATTCATGTAAAATATGAAAATGGTAGAGACGCACTTGCTTATGCAATTGAAAGAGGAGAAAACGAGATTGCTGACTTAATACGAGATGCTATGGGGGGAAGTGAAATAGAACCCAAAAAAAATGTTGATTTTGGTGAAGAGAATCAAGGACAGCATGATGAAATCCTAAAATATGTAACGAGAAATTATGGAAAAGTTACGCAAACGATCAGTGAAATTGTACCAGGTAGCAGAGTAGCAGTGAATCTTCATATTATTCCGGCATCAAAAGATCGAAAATATATAACGATTTTTACAACTGGAATGAGCGATTATCCAATGGATGAAGCAGAAGAGGCTAAAGAAACAGCTTACGCAGAGCTTCTAATAAAATTACCAGCAGATTGGCCATTAGAGCAGAAGAAAATGAAAGATGAGAATAATTATTGGCCATTAGGATGGTTAAGAAAAACAGCGCATATTCCTCATCTTTACGATGGCGTACTAGGAGAAGAAGTTATTTTACCAAACGGGGAACCACCAGAACCATTTGCTGCTAAAACGAAACTTTCTTGTATTATGGTATGTAAGCCTAAAGAAGAGAAGATGGAAAAGTTCATAACGTCGAAAGGGAAGATTATTAATTTTTATTTAATAATGCCAATATATGAAGAAGAAAGAAACATTGCGCTAACAGAAGGATATGAATATTTACTAGAAAAATTGAATCAGAATAGAATTGGTGATGTCCTAGACATAGCGAGAAAGAATGTTGGATTGAAGACAGA